In Rhodanobacter humi, the following are encoded in one genomic region:
- a CDS encoding trehalase family glycosidase, which yields MKLRTRLATLLLAVLSASVASAATPDAAKTLDYIHHAWTTLTRQMADCSAFGKGPGDTQLALYLPHALPMPEGLPTIAARCHVELRRLPQTIRELGDVDAAKLPAQGLLYLPHPYVVPGGFFNEMYGWDSYFIELGLLADHHEALARDMVDNALFEVQHYGGVLNANRSYYLSRSQPPFLSAMMAALLADPASFRNDADRRAWLAQAYPLAVRNHDLWLRPGHRAGDTGLARYFDYGHGPVLEAHDAGYYQGVIRWLLAHRSEDPGYLLKSAQHPDDAEAARLKTASCDVTASKVCAEAWVDGYRLTADYYLGDRAMRESGFDVNFHFGPYAGLTHHYAPVGLNSLLYRYERDLHDFAVTLGKTADAGHWSQLAAARKTAMDKYLWQPAQGMYMDYDFVAGKPSADPYLNTFYPLWAGAASPDQAKALRGKLALFEQRGGLAMSTCITGAQWDAPYGWAPTNWLAIKGLDDYGFHADARRLAGKFMATVDRGYADDGTIREKYNMAQGNAQVQITAGYTQNVVGFGWTNGVYLKLWQLIDGADEEKATGAATSANGMK from the coding sequence ATGAAACTCCGCACCCGCCTCGCCACCCTGCTGCTTGCGGTGCTGTCCGCGTCCGTGGCTTCCGCCGCCACGCCCGACGCCGCGAAGACGCTGGACTACATCCATCACGCCTGGACCACGCTGACCCGGCAGATGGCCGACTGCTCCGCCTTCGGCAAGGGGCCGGGCGACACGCAGCTCGCGCTCTACCTGCCGCATGCGCTGCCGATGCCCGAAGGCCTGCCCACGATCGCCGCGCGCTGCCACGTGGAGCTGCGCCGGTTGCCGCAGACGATCCGCGAACTCGGCGACGTGGATGCAGCGAAGCTGCCCGCGCAAGGCCTGCTCTACCTGCCGCATCCCTACGTGGTGCCCGGCGGCTTCTTCAACGAGATGTACGGCTGGGACAGCTACTTCATCGAGCTGGGCCTGCTCGCCGACCACCACGAGGCGCTGGCGCGCGACATGGTGGACAACGCGCTGTTCGAGGTGCAGCACTACGGCGGCGTGCTCAACGCCAACCGCAGCTACTACCTCAGCCGCTCGCAGCCGCCGTTTCTCTCCGCGATGATGGCGGCGCTGCTGGCCGATCCCGCCAGCTTCCGCAACGACGCCGATCGACGTGCCTGGCTGGCGCAGGCCTATCCGCTGGCGGTGCGCAACCACGATCTCTGGCTGCGGCCCGGACACCGCGCCGGCGACACCGGCCTGGCGCGCTATTTCGACTACGGCCACGGCCCGGTACTGGAGGCGCACGACGCCGGCTACTACCAGGGCGTGATCCGCTGGCTGCTGGCGCACCGGTCCGAAGATCCCGGCTATCTGCTCAAGTCGGCGCAGCATCCCGACGACGCCGAAGCGGCGCGGCTGAAGACCGCGAGCTGCGACGTCACGGCCTCGAAGGTCTGCGCCGAGGCCTGGGTGGATGGTTATCGCCTGACCGCCGACTACTACCTCGGCGACCGCGCGATGCGCGAGTCGGGCTTCGACGTGAACTTCCACTTCGGCCCCTACGCCGGCCTCACCCACCACTACGCACCCGTGGGCTTGAACAGCCTGCTCTACCGCTACGAGCGCGACCTGCACGACTTCGCCGTGACACTGGGCAAGACGGCGGATGCCGGGCACTGGTCGCAGCTTGCGGCGGCCCGCAAGACGGCGATGGACAAGTACTTGTGGCAGCCCGCGCAAGGCATGTACATGGACTACGACTTCGTGGCGGGCAAGCCCTCGGCCGATCCCTACCTCAACACGTTCTATCCGTTGTGGGCCGGCGCCGCCTCGCCCGACCAGGCCAAGGCGCTGCGCGGCAAGCTCGCGTTGTTCGAGCAGCGCGGCGGCCTGGCGATGAGCACCTGCATCACCGGCGCGCAATGGGATGCGCCCTACGGCTGGGCGCCCACGAACTGGCTGGCGATCAAGGGGCTGGACGATTACGGCTTCCATGCCGACGCGCGCCGCCTCGCCGGCAAGTTCATGGCCACGGTGGATCGCGGCTACGCCGACGACGGCACGATCCGCGAGAAATACAACATGGCGCAGGGCAACGCGCAGGTGCAGATCACCGCCGGCTACACCCAGAACGTGGTCGGCTTCGGCTGGACCAATGGCGTGTATCTGAAGCTGTGGCAGCTTATCGACGGTGCAGACGAAGAAAAGGCGACTGGCGCGGCCACTTCGGCAAACGGCATGAAATAG
- a CDS encoding alpha/beta hydrolase, translated as MHHARLPRLALALLLCSLFAASTLAQDAKPGVQPDGTVTAPAASIPYSTFASPQARAFFPRMLAEGAKAPPLNAPIAASRAFYDRMNSARVARMEKLYPVQTHRDTIAGVGVDVVLPAQGVAPANRHRVLLNLHGGAFLWGAHSGALVESIPVASLGRIEVIAVDYRLGPEHVFPAASVDVEKVYRELLKTHRPEQIGIYGCSAGGILTGEAVARFITDKLPVPGAIGMFCGALTDLGGDSAYVAPLLNGQGVPAQPLGLAAIPYFRGADPRDPLVQPGLSPALLAKFPPVLLITGTRDMALSSVVHSNELLRQAGVPTELRVWEGMWHSFFSDPELPESRQAYAAIVTFFGKRLAR; from the coding sequence ATGCACCACGCACGCCTTCCACGCCTCGCCCTGGCACTGCTGCTCTGCAGCCTGTTCGCCGCCAGCACCCTCGCCCAGGACGCCAAACCCGGCGTGCAGCCCGACGGCACCGTCACCGCACCCGCCGCCAGCATCCCGTATTCCACGTTCGCCTCGCCGCAGGCGCGCGCGTTCTTCCCGAGGATGCTCGCCGAGGGCGCCAAGGCGCCGCCGCTCAATGCGCCGATCGCCGCGAGCCGCGCCTTCTACGACCGCATGAACAGCGCGCGCGTCGCGCGCATGGAAAAGCTCTATCCGGTGCAGACGCATCGCGACACGATCGCCGGCGTCGGCGTCGACGTGGTGCTGCCGGCGCAGGGCGTGGCGCCGGCGAACCGCCATCGCGTGCTGCTGAACCTGCACGGCGGCGCGTTCCTGTGGGGTGCGCACAGCGGCGCGCTGGTGGAATCGATCCCGGTCGCCAGCCTCGGCCGCATCGAGGTGATCGCCGTGGACTACCGGCTCGGCCCCGAGCACGTCTTCCCCGCCGCCAGCGTCGATGTCGAAAAGGTCTACCGCGAACTGCTGAAGACCCACCGGCCGGAGCAGATCGGCATCTACGGCTGCTCGGCCGGCGGCATCCTCACCGGCGAGGCGGTGGCACGCTTCATCACCGACAAGCTGCCGGTGCCCGGCGCAATCGGCATGTTCTGCGGCGCGCTGACCGACCTTGGCGGCGATTCGGCCTACGTCGCGCCGCTGCTCAACGGTCAGGGCGTGCCGGCGCAGCCGCTGGGCCTGGCCGCGATCCCCTACTTCCGCGGCGCCGATCCGCGCGATCCGCTGGTGCAGCCGGGCCTGTCGCCCGCGCTGCTGGCGAAGTTCCCGCCCGTGCTGCTGATCACCGGCACGCGCGACATGGCGCTGAGCTCGGTGGTGCACAGCAACGAGCTGCTGCGCCAGGCCGGCGTGCCCACCGAGCTGCGCGTGTGGGAGGGCATGTGGCACTCGTTCTTCTCCGACCCGGAGCTGCCCGAGTCGCGGCAGGCCTATGCCGCCATCGTCACCTTCTTCGGGAAGCGGCTGGCCCGCTGA
- a CDS encoding sigma-54-dependent transcriptional regulator: MSQQTVLVIDDERDIRELLTITLGRMDLQVDAVGTVAEARYALAGKTYDLCFTDMRLPDGNGHEIVEHIAANHPDMPVAMITAYGNVDAAVNALKAGAFDFVSKPVDIQMLRQLVRTALRLAEEKRSGKAAAKAGGAGDRLIGDSSAMQQVRSTIAKLARNQAPVYIAGESGVGKELVARLIHEQGPRATGPFVPVNCGAIPSELMESEFFGHRKGSFTGAGADKEGLFQAAHGGTLFLDEVAELPLHMQVKLLRAIQEKAVRPIGAREEVPVDVRILSATHKNLAALVEQGQFRQDLFYRINVIELRVPPLRERRGDVSLLADFILQGLARKSGGQPSRLLPEARQALEAYDFPGNVRELENILERATAMCDGEHVDAYDLMLPQRMPRADAPPAAPGQPAPAAAPSPASATGDGGLDDYISNLERGAIVKALEESRYNKTAAAKKLGITFRALRYKLKKLGID; this comes from the coding sequence ATGAGCCAGCAGACCGTCCTGGTCATCGACGACGAGCGCGACATCCGCGAACTGCTCACCATCACGCTGGGGCGGATGGACCTGCAGGTCGACGCCGTGGGCACCGTCGCCGAGGCACGCTACGCGCTGGCCGGCAAAACCTACGACCTGTGCTTCACCGACATGCGCCTGCCCGACGGCAACGGCCACGAGATCGTCGAGCACATCGCCGCCAACCATCCGGACATGCCGGTGGCGATGATCACCGCCTACGGCAACGTGGACGCCGCGGTGAATGCGCTGAAGGCCGGCGCGTTCGACTTCGTCTCCAAGCCGGTGGACATCCAGATGCTGCGCCAGCTGGTGCGCACCGCGCTGCGCCTGGCCGAGGAAAAGCGCAGCGGCAAGGCCGCGGCCAAGGCTGGCGGCGCCGGCGACCGGCTGATCGGCGACTCGTCGGCGATGCAGCAGGTGCGCTCCACCATCGCCAAGCTCGCGCGCAACCAGGCGCCGGTGTACATCGCCGGCGAATCCGGCGTGGGCAAGGAGCTGGTGGCGCGGCTGATCCACGAGCAAGGCCCGCGCGCGACCGGTCCGTTCGTGCCGGTGAATTGCGGCGCAATCCCCTCCGAGCTGATGGAGAGCGAGTTCTTCGGCCACCGGAAGGGCAGCTTCACTGGCGCCGGCGCCGACAAGGAAGGCCTGTTCCAGGCCGCGCACGGCGGCACGCTGTTCCTCGACGAGGTTGCCGAACTGCCCCTGCACATGCAGGTGAAGCTGCTGCGCGCGATCCAGGAAAAGGCCGTGCGCCCGATCGGTGCGCGCGAGGAAGTGCCGGTGGACGTGCGCATCCTCTCCGCCACGCACAAGAACCTCGCCGCCCTGGTCGAGCAAGGCCAGTTCCGCCAGGACCTGTTCTACCGCATCAACGTGATCGAACTGCGCGTGCCGCCGCTGCGCGAACGCCGCGGCGACGTGTCGCTGCTGGCCGACTTCATCCTGCAAGGCCTCGCCCGCAAGAGCGGCGGCCAGCCCAGCCGCCTGCTGCCCGAGGCGCGCCAGGCGCTGGAAGCCTACGACTTCCCAGGCAACGTGCGCGAACTGGAAAACATCCTCGAACGCGCCACCGCGATGTGCGACGGCGAACACGTCGACGCCTACGACCTGATGCTGCCACAGCGCATGCCGCGCGCGGACGCCCCACCCGCCGCCCCCGGCCAGCCCGCACCCGCCGCGGCCCCCTCGCCCGCCAGCGCCACCGGCGACGGCGGCCTCGACGACTACATCAGCAACCTCGAGCGCGGCGCCATCGTGAAGGCGCTGGAGGAGTCGCGCTACAACAAGACCGCAGCCGCCAAGAAACTCGGCATCACGTTCCGGGCGCTGCGCTACAAGCTCAAGAAACTCGGCATCGACTGA
- a CDS encoding IS110 family transposase codes for MSTITLGVDLAKSVFSACEMDGAGHVRRRQDLRRDAFIAWLPQLPAGTVVAMEACSGAHHWARRCQAYGLQPKIMAAQFVKPFRKSSRSKNDRADAEAIATAARQGNMRFVPVKDIDQQVRLSWHRVREGYKAESLAIGNRIRGLLAEFGVIVAQSDRALRRRLADLDAQLALPAEFKELLRDLADHWTQVRLHFDACDARIEAHARQDARCVQLRAMVGIGPITADAAVATVGNAREFKQGRQMSAWLGLVPTQHSSGGHAQLGGISCRGDAYLRTLLIQGARSSLQRAKAVATEKATPEQLWIRSLDGRLPFGKVIVAIANKHARQIWAVLAHDVDYDPHACLNHPMHRQSHARHMA; via the coding sequence ATGAGCACTATAACCCTGGGTGTGGACTTGGCGAAGAGCGTGTTTTCGGCGTGCGAGATGGACGGCGCCGGCCACGTGCGGCGGCGGCAGGATCTGCGTCGCGATGCGTTTATCGCGTGGCTGCCGCAGCTGCCGGCGGGCACGGTGGTGGCGATGGAGGCATGCAGCGGGGCACACCATTGGGCGCGGCGCTGCCAGGCGTACGGCTTGCAGCCGAAGATCATGGCCGCCCAGTTCGTCAAACCGTTCCGCAAGAGCTCGCGCAGCAAGAACGATCGCGCCGACGCCGAGGCGATTGCCACCGCGGCGCGCCAGGGCAACATGCGCTTCGTGCCGGTCAAGGACATCGACCAGCAGGTGCGCCTGTCGTGGCATCGGGTGCGCGAGGGCTACAAGGCCGAATCGCTCGCCATCGGCAATCGCATCCGTGGCCTGCTCGCCGAGTTCGGCGTGATCGTGGCGCAGAGCGATCGGGCGCTGCGTCGACGGTTGGCGGACCTGGATGCGCAGCTCGCACTGCCCGCCGAGTTCAAGGAGTTGCTGCGTGACCTGGCCGATCACTGGACGCAGGTGCGCCTGCACTTCGACGCGTGCGATGCACGCATCGAAGCCCACGCGCGTCAGGACGCGCGGTGCGTGCAGTTGCGCGCCATGGTGGGCATCGGCCCGATCACCGCCGATGCGGCGGTGGCCACGGTGGGCAACGCCCGCGAGTTCAAACAGGGGCGGCAGATGTCCGCGTGGCTCGGCTTGGTGCCCACGCAACATTCCAGCGGCGGGCATGCGCAACTGGGTGGCATCAGCTGCCGCGGCGATGCCTACCTGCGCACGCTGCTGATCCAGGGCGCCCGCAGCAGCCTGCAGCGGGCCAAGGCCGTGGCCACGGAGAAAGCCACCCCGGAACAGCTGTGGATACGCTCACTCGATGGGCGCCTGCCCTTCGGCAAGGTGATCGTGGCCATCGCCAACAAGCACGCCCGGCAGATCTGGGCGGTACTGGCGCACGACGTGGACTACGACCCGCACGCGTGCCTGAACCATCCGATGCACCGGCAAAGCCACGCGAGGCACATGGCCTAG
- a CDS encoding class I SAM-dependent methyltransferase — MSLPTIAQAEMLAAQFSNALLQFSPESVAVIGCAGGNGFDRIPSTTKRVIGVDINPSYIASASSRYLGRIAGLEFHVADIQACPLQFDPVELIYAALVFEYVSLPAALGNLSRVCRPGARLVSVLQLPSAHVHGVSQSRYQSVQVLAPLMRLIPPGDLAECAASSGFTLESEKTLALESGKEFSIQVYRHAAG, encoded by the coding sequence ATGTCGCTGCCAACAATTGCTCAGGCTGAAATGTTGGCTGCCCAATTCTCGAACGCTTTGCTCCAGTTCTCACCGGAGTCCGTTGCAGTTATCGGCTGTGCCGGCGGCAACGGCTTCGACAGAATTCCCTCTACAACGAAGCGCGTGATTGGCGTTGACATCAACCCAAGCTATATCGCTTCTGCTTCATCTCGTTACCTCGGGCGTATTGCTGGCCTCGAATTTCATGTTGCTGACATTCAGGCTTGTCCGTTGCAATTCGACCCCGTCGAACTTATTTACGCAGCCCTAGTGTTCGAGTATGTCTCGCTTCCTGCGGCATTAGGCAATTTGTCGCGTGTGTGTCGTCCCGGCGCACGTTTGGTTTCGGTACTTCAACTGCCATCGGCGCATGTGCACGGGGTGTCACAATCGCGGTATCAAAGTGTTCAAGTGCTTGCCCCGCTCATGCGCCTAATCCCCCCTGGAGATCTGGCTGAGTGTGCCGCATCATCTGGTTTCACGCTGGAGTCGGAGAAAACATTGGCGCTCGAGTCGGGGAAAGAGTTTTCCATTCAGGTCTATCGCCATGCAGCCGGCTAA
- a CDS encoding GFA family protein yields MTQVQQSTTLHGGCHCGSIRVEFTTVRDLASTSPRACDCSFCQKHGAAYISDPSGALRVVAAKPKTLHSYRQGSELARFQLCGQCGVLVAVTFEHKGSTYGAVNVGCLDELGLLGARVPASPQLLSPQEKVSRWLRVWVPNVQLVVSGT; encoded by the coding sequence ATGACGCAAGTCCAACAATCAACGACCTTACATGGTGGCTGTCACTGCGGCAGCATTCGAGTCGAATTCACCACAGTCCGAGACCTTGCAAGCACTAGCCCTCGGGCGTGCGATTGCAGCTTCTGCCAAAAGCATGGGGCGGCGTACATCTCGGATCCTTCGGGTGCTCTACGCGTGGTTGCCGCAAAACCAAAAACGCTGCATTCCTATCGCCAAGGTTCGGAATTGGCTCGCTTCCAACTATGTGGTCAGTGTGGCGTCCTCGTTGCTGTTACCTTCGAACACAAAGGCAGCACATATGGTGCTGTCAATGTCGGCTGCCTTGATGAGCTTGGGCTTCTCGGTGCCCGCGTGCCGGCATCACCGCAGCTGCTGAGCCCGCAGGAGAAAGTTTCACGGTGGCTGCGAGTTTGGGTGCCAAATGTGCAGCTGGTAGTGTCTGGTACCTAA
- a CDS encoding hybrid sensor histidine kinase/response regulator, producing the protein MHGAHGSDTRPIRVLLVEDNRNDAELALAELDDDGLAHEARVVDEEEAYLVALREFVPDIVLSDLSLPSFSGQRALELLRQRDPDLPFIYVSATLGEEAAIEALRNGATDYILKQNPARLASAVRRALVEAAERRASQRAQTELIRAQRFESLAMLAGGLSHDLRNLLQPLLLAGDSLRDHAEDPQLARLGELVRDCGKRGLDMVQSMLSFARGARRAEQVRLGGLMDALGLLLQGSVPRAIHMEIAVDAPELTFAGNHTELQQCLLNLCLNAIQAMPEGGELRIETAQQRLDPEFFLSGEEPHPGRHLRLSVADNGPGMSREVLARLFEPFFTTKENGTGLGLVSCRRIVTSHGGVMRVDSVPGRGTRFDLYIPLQAPAADAAEANGDDSDSLEGAAEQVLVVAEAASQLSLLSDTLDAWGYQAHASQSGTAALQWIGAHGLPDLVLMDADMNLFTAVRTLGALVEQGYDSAVVMLVRPDAPPDLDELPPLPRLHVLDKPVTTRKLLRTLRLALVSTAG; encoded by the coding sequence ATGCACGGTGCGCACGGCAGCGACACACGCCCGATCCGGGTGCTGCTGGTGGAGGACAACCGCAACGACGCCGAGCTGGCGTTGGCCGAGCTCGACGACGACGGGCTCGCGCACGAGGCGCGGGTGGTCGACGAGGAGGAGGCCTATCTCGTCGCGCTGCGCGAGTTCGTGCCCGACATCGTGCTGTCCGACCTCAGCCTGCCGAGCTTCTCCGGCCAGCGCGCGCTGGAGCTGCTGCGCCAGCGCGACCCGGACCTGCCCTTCATCTACGTCTCCGCCACGCTGGGCGAGGAGGCGGCGATCGAGGCGTTGCGCAACGGCGCCACCGACTACATCCTCAAGCAGAACCCCGCGCGCCTCGCCAGCGCGGTGCGCCGCGCGCTGGTCGAGGCCGCCGAGCGCCGCGCCAGCCAGCGCGCCCAGACCGAGCTGATCCGCGCCCAGCGCTTCGAGAGCCTGGCGATGCTCGCCGGCGGCCTCAGCCATGACCTGCGCAACCTGCTGCAGCCGCTGCTGCTGGCCGGCGACAGCCTGCGCGACCATGCCGAGGACCCGCAGCTGGCGCGGCTGGGCGAACTGGTGCGCGACTGCGGCAAGCGCGGGCTGGACATGGTGCAGTCGATGCTGTCCTTCGCCCGCGGCGCGCGTCGCGCCGAGCAGGTGCGCCTGGGCGGGCTGATGGACGCGCTGGGCCTGCTGCTGCAGGGCAGCGTGCCGCGCGCGATCCACATGGAGATCGCGGTCGACGCCCCCGAACTCACGTTCGCCGGCAATCACACCGAGCTGCAGCAATGCCTGCTCAACCTCTGCCTCAACGCGATCCAGGCGATGCCCGAAGGCGGCGAGCTGCGCATCGAGACCGCGCAGCAACGGCTCGACCCGGAGTTCTTCCTGTCCGGGGAGGAGCCGCATCCCGGTCGCCACCTGCGCCTCAGCGTGGCCGACAACGGCCCCGGCATGAGCCGCGAGGTGCTGGCGCGGCTGTTCGAACCGTTCTTCACCACCAAGGAGAACGGCACCGGCCTCGGCCTCGTGTCCTGCCGGCGCATCGTCACCAGCCACGGCGGCGTGATGCGGGTGGACAGCGTGCCCGGCCGCGGCACCCGCTTCGACCTGTACATCCCGCTGCAGGCTCCGGCGGCGGACGCCGCCGAGGCGAACGGCGACGACAGCGACAGCCTCGAAGGCGCCGCCGAGCAGGTGCTGGTGGTGGCCGAGGCGGCCAGTCAGCTGTCCCTGCTCAGCGACACGCTGGATGCGTGGGGCTACCAGGCCCATGCCAGCCAGAGCGGCACCGCCGCGCTGCAGTGGATCGGCGCGCACGGCCTGCCCGACCTGGTGCTGATGGACGCCGACATGAACCTGTTCACCGCCGTGCGCACGCTGGGCGCGTTGGTCGAGCAGGGCTACGACAGCGCGGTGGTGATGCTGGTACGTCCCGACGCGCCGCCGGACCTCGACGAACTCCCGCCGCTGCCGCGCCTGCACGTGCTCGACAAGCCGGTCACCACGCGGAAACTGCTGCGCACGCTGCGGTTGGCGCTGGTCAGCACCGCGGGCTGA
- a CDS encoding response regulator, with protein MINRHIRTILLVEDSMADAEMSLDALREANLANPVVHLEDGVECMDWLQCRGAWATREPGNPAVVLLDIKMPRMDGLEVLTRMRADEHLRRIPVVILSSSREESDLARSWDLGVNAYVIKPVDVDQFFTAVRTLGQFWAVLNQAPEQE; from the coding sequence ATGATCAATCGCCACATCCGCACCATCCTGCTCGTCGAGGACAGCATGGCCGACGCCGAAATGTCGCTGGACGCGCTGCGCGAGGCGAACCTCGCCAACCCGGTGGTGCACCTCGAGGACGGCGTGGAGTGCATGGACTGGCTGCAGTGCCGTGGCGCCTGGGCCACGCGCGAGCCCGGCAACCCGGCGGTGGTGCTGCTGGACATCAAGATGCCGCGCATGGACGGCCTGGAAGTGCTCACCCGCATGCGCGCCGACGAGCACCTGCGGCGCATCCCGGTGGTGATCCTGTCCTCCTCGCGCGAGGAGAGCGACCTGGCGCGCAGCTGGGACCTCGGCGTCAACGCCTACGTGATCAAGCCGGTGGACGTCGACCAGTTCTTCACCGCGGTGCGCACGCTGGGGCAGTTCTGGGCGGTACTGAACCAGGCGCCCGAACAGGAGTGA
- a CDS encoding sensor histidine kinase, whose protein sequence is MKVKGLLRWRVAGLLLAMVVIVVLPYLATRVMADETQQANLWLNHASTVKALTYRIAYLIRDSEAASYRILAGDGDPSTEQRAGGAKSQVPALLAQLRGLTRDNPDQQARIGALESVTNGRIILVDQALVRLRQGDAAGARQSLRDTGDLFHMHELIDGIAQTEDRLLVDRTRDVEQQVSRGQFVLGLTALAQLVLLIVVVISSERQIGKRLLAETREGRAVLRSQMIVQAVREPIALFDEQLRSLLVNAAFSELYGLDPKHHRALPLPQIGDGAWSDGALLQRLNDVLLRNRELWDYELVQRTVDGVDRHVVINARRIQQQDSDAQALLLTVSDVTARALAEQKVNELNHQLEGKVAQVSDVNRELEAFSYSVSHDLRAPLRHIAGFARKLRQHLGERVDDTGSHYLDVIGNSAQRMAQLIDDLLVFSRLGRGALRLQPVDMQSLAEEARALSEAEAPGRRISWSIAPLPIVVGDENMLRTVWQNLIGNAVKYTGQREVAHIAVDVRRGRNGDYEFTVSDDGAGFDMQYADKLFGVFQRLHRTSDFPGNGIGLANVRRILARHGGRVWAEAEPERGARFHFSLPARDLSGTSTERTT, encoded by the coding sequence ATGAAAGTCAAGGGTCTGCTGCGCTGGCGCGTCGCCGGTCTGCTGCTCGCGATGGTCGTCATCGTGGTGCTGCCGTATCTCGCCACGCGGGTGATGGCCGACGAGACGCAGCAGGCCAACCTCTGGCTCAACCACGCCAGCACGGTCAAGGCGCTCACCTACCGCATCGCCTACCTGATCCGCGACAGCGAGGCGGCGAGCTATCGCATTCTCGCCGGCGACGGCGACCCGTCGACCGAGCAGCGCGCCGGCGGCGCGAAGAGTCAGGTGCCGGCCCTGCTGGCGCAGCTGCGCGGCCTCACCCGCGACAACCCCGACCAGCAGGCGCGCATCGGTGCGCTGGAGAGCGTCACCAACGGCCGCATCATCCTGGTGGACCAGGCGCTCGTGCGGCTGCGCCAGGGCGATGCCGCCGGTGCGCGTCAGTCGCTGCGCGACACCGGCGACCTGTTCCACATGCACGAGTTGATCGACGGCATCGCGCAGACCGAGGACCGCCTGCTGGTCGACCGTACCCGCGACGTCGAGCAGCAGGTGAGTCGCGGCCAGTTCGTGCTCGGGCTCACCGCGCTGGCGCAGCTGGTGCTGCTGATCGTGGTGGTGATCTCCTCCGAGCGGCAGATCGGCAAGCGCCTGCTGGCGGAAACCCGCGAAGGCCGCGCGGTGCTGCGCTCGCAGATGATCGTGCAGGCGGTGCGCGAGCCGATCGCGCTGTTCGACGAACAGCTGCGCAGCCTGCTGGTGAACGCCGCCTTCAGCGAGCTGTACGGGCTGGACCCGAAGCACCACCGCGCGCTGCCGCTGCCGCAGATCGGCGACGGCGCCTGGAGCGACGGCGCGCTGCTGCAGCGGCTCAACGACGTGCTGCTGCGCAACCGCGAGCTGTGGGACTACGAGCTGGTGCAGCGCACCGTCGACGGCGTGGACCGCCACGTGGTGATCAACGCACGGCGCATCCAGCAGCAGGACAGCGACGCGCAGGCGCTGCTGCTCACGGTGAGCGACGTCACCGCGCGCGCGCTGGCCGAGCAGAAGGTCAACGAGCTGAACCACCAGCTGGAAGGCAAGGTCGCGCAGGTTTCCGACGTCAACCGCGAGCTGGAGGCGTTCAGCTACTCCGTCTCGCACGACCTGCGCGCGCCGCTGCGCCACATCGCCGGCTTCGCACGCAAGCTGCGCCAGCACCTGGGCGAGCGGGTGGACGACACCGGCAGTCACTACCTCGACGTGATCGGCAACTCGGCGCAGCGCATGGCGCAGCTGATCGACGACCTGCTGGTGTTCTCGCGCCTGGGTCGCGGCGCGCTGCGCCTGCAGCCGGTGGACATGCAGTCGCTGGCCGAGGAGGCGCGCGCATTGAGCGAGGCGGAGGCGCCGGGGCGGCGCATCAGCTGGTCGATCGCGCCGCTGCCGATCGTGGTCGGCGACGAGAACATGCTGCGCACGGTGTGGCAGAACCTGATCGGCAACGCGGTGAAGTACACCGGCCAGCGCGAAGTCGCGCATATCGCGGTGGACGTGCGGCGCGGCCGCAACGGCGACTACGAGTTCACCGTCAGCGACGACGGCGCCGGCTTCGACATGCAGTACGCCGACAAGCTCTTCGGCGTGTTCCAGCGCCTGCATCGCACTTCGGATTTCCCCGGCAACGGCATCGGCCTGGCCAACGTGCGGCGCATCCTCGCCCGCCATGGCGGCCGGGTCTGGGCCGAGGCCGAGCCGGAGCGCGGGGCGCGTTTCCACTTTTCACTGCCGGCGCGGGATCTGTCCGGCACATCAACCGAGAGAACCACATGA